Proteins encoded in a region of the Rhizobium sp. CC-YZS058 genome:
- a CDS encoding phytanoyl-CoA dioxygenase family protein: MNAHAQFDYDLAAHLKTLSEDGIIGLKGAFSPQWADEMREDMMTAFWSAIQRPGGAVGRGPRRWYVEIHPQDFRGFVDLITHPWVVDVCTNVLGPDYQIVEIGLDVPFQGAKYQPWHRDFPSPVDTYQDRRITSLAFNLTGVDVTEDMGPFEVAPGTQYDDGREWKHEMFPDKALWGRFQERATRKFPKRGDISCRSALTVHRGTEHLSPIARPVMVLGVDAPGAGHAELHDMMVTKEWHDALPEIARKHLVCRVVDELIPITQKHDIEGLVMGADPA; the protein is encoded by the coding sequence ATGAATGCACATGCACAATTCGACTATGATCTCGCCGCTCACCTGAAGACGCTGTCCGAGGATGGCATCATCGGCCTCAAGGGCGCCTTCTCCCCGCAATGGGCGGACGAGATGCGCGAGGACATGATGACCGCCTTCTGGTCGGCCATCCAGCGCCCGGGCGGCGCCGTCGGGCGCGGACCACGCCGCTGGTATGTCGAGATCCATCCGCAGGACTTCCGCGGTTTCGTCGATCTCATCACCCACCCCTGGGTCGTCGATGTCTGCACCAATGTGCTCGGACCCGACTATCAGATCGTCGAGATCGGTCTGGACGTGCCGTTCCAAGGTGCCAAATACCAGCCCTGGCACCGCGACTTCCCCTCGCCGGTCGATACCTATCAGGATCGCCGCATCACCTCGCTCGCCTTCAACCTGACCGGCGTCGACGTGACGGAGGATATGGGCCCCTTCGAGGTGGCGCCCGGCACGCAATATGACGACGGCCGCGAGTGGAAGCACGAGATGTTTCCGGACAAGGCGCTCTGGGGCCGTTTCCAGGAACGCGCGACCCGCAAGTTCCCCAAGCGCGGCGACATTTCCTGCCGCTCGGCCCTCACCGTCCATCGCGGCACCGAACATCTCTCGCCGATCGCCCGGCCGGTCATGGTGCTCGGCGTCGATGCGCCGGGCGCAGGCCATGCCGAGCTGCACGACATGATGGTGACCAAGGAATGGCACGACGCCCTGCCCGAGATCGCCCGCAAGCACCTCGTTTGCCGCGTCGTCGACGAGCTGATCCCGATCACGCAGAAGCACGATATCGAAGGCTTGGTCATGGGCGCCGACCCGGCCTGA
- a CDS encoding LysR family transcriptional regulator gives MDRLDIMRLFVRIVERGSFAQAARDLQIPRPTATHAIQRLERDLGVRLLERTTRAVRPTLDGLFYRDRCLRLLADLEEIETAFRQSAPQGPLRVDLQGTIARFFILPALPDFVRRYPGIALSLSEGDRLVDLVAEGVDCVVRAGDPAVPSLIGRRIALLPQATLASPDYLQRQGTPQTPDDLPGHRMVGYSAAATGRAYPLDFTIDGRVKEVALPHDVLVRGAELYTAAGLAGFGLFQVPRYRVRAPIAAGDLVPILEAFAPPPVPVWALYPQNRHLAPRLRVFLDWLIDLFDQPATRAMLAEPMCGGKEKHL, from the coding sequence ATGGATCGACTGGACATCATGCGGCTTTTCGTGCGGATCGTGGAGCGCGGCAGCTTCGCGCAGGCGGCGCGCGACCTGCAAATCCCCCGCCCGACCGCCACCCACGCCATCCAGAGGCTGGAGCGTGACCTCGGCGTGCGCTTGCTGGAGCGCACGACGCGCGCCGTGCGGCCGACGCTGGACGGCCTCTTCTACCGCGACCGCTGCCTGCGCCTCCTGGCCGATCTCGAGGAGATCGAAACGGCGTTTCGCCAAAGCGCGCCGCAGGGCCCGCTGCGCGTCGACCTGCAGGGCACGATCGCCCGCTTCTTCATCCTCCCCGCCTTGCCGGACTTCGTCCGCCGCTACCCCGGGATCGCCCTGTCCTTGAGCGAGGGCGACCGGCTGGTCGATCTGGTTGCGGAGGGTGTGGACTGCGTGGTTCGTGCGGGAGACCCGGCCGTGCCCTCGCTCATCGGGCGGCGCATCGCGCTCCTGCCCCAGGCAACGCTCGCCAGCCCCGATTATCTGCAGCGGCAGGGCACGCCGCAAACGCCGGACGATCTGCCCGGCCACCGCATGGTCGGCTATTCCGCCGCCGCCACCGGCCGCGCCTATCCGCTCGATTTTACGATCGACGGACGGGTCAAGGAGGTGGCGCTGCCGCATGACGTGCTGGTGCGCGGGGCGGAGCTCTATACGGCAGCCGGCCTGGCAGGCTTCGGCCTCTTCCAGGTGCCGCGCTACCGCGTGCGGGCGCCGATCGCGGCCGGCGACCTGGTGCCGATCCTCGAGGCCTTCGCCCCGCCACCGGTCCCGGTCTGGGCCCTCTACCCCCAAAACCGTCATCTCGCACCCCGGCTTCGGGTGTTCCTGGACTGGCTGATCGACCTGTTCGACCAACCCGCCACACGCGCAATGCTTGCCGAGCCGATGTGCGGGGGCAAGGAAAAACATCTGTAA
- a CDS encoding SDR family oxidoreductase, producing the protein MSEMDKKVAIVTGASRGIGAAIARRLAADGLRVVVNYAGSAEAAALVVEEIAAAGGEARAIKADVSDTAAMRALFDQAETAFGGVDMLINNAGILSLAPLSEMTDDAFDRMVSINLKGTFNGLREAAKRLRNDGRIVNFSSSVVGLYPPTYGVYAATKAAVEAMTHVLVKELGPRRITVNTVAPGPVATELFFNGKDEATLNRLRSMIPLGRFGEVDDIARVVSALVGPDGGWINGQTIRVNGGAI; encoded by the coding sequence ATGAGCGAGATGGACAAGAAGGTTGCGATCGTCACCGGCGCATCACGCGGGATCGGCGCCGCCATTGCCAGGCGGCTTGCGGCCGATGGGCTGCGGGTGGTCGTCAACTATGCAGGCAGCGCCGAGGCGGCCGCCTTGGTGGTCGAGGAGATCGCGGCGGCTGGCGGCGAGGCGAGGGCGATCAAGGCCGATGTCAGCGACACGGCGGCCATGCGCGCTCTTTTTGATCAGGCGGAGACGGCCTTTGGCGGCGTCGACATGCTGATCAACAATGCCGGCATCCTGTCGCTGGCCCCGCTGTCGGAAATGACGGATGATGCCTTCGACCGGATGGTGTCGATCAACCTCAAGGGCACATTCAACGGACTGCGCGAAGCGGCCAAGCGTCTTCGCAATGATGGCAGGATCGTCAACTTCTCGAGCAGCGTCGTCGGTCTCTATCCGCCGACCTATGGTGTCTATGCGGCCACCAAGGCGGCCGTCGAGGCCATGACCCATGTGCTCGTCAAGGAACTCGGGCCCCGTCGGATCACCGTCAACACGGTCGCTCCCGGCCCGGTCGCCACCGAGCTGTTCTTCAACGGCAAGGACGAAGCGACGCTCAACCGCCTGCGCAGCATGATCCCGCTCGGCCGCTTCGGCGAAGTGGACGATATTGCGCGTGTTGTCTCCGCCCTTGTCGGGCCGGATGGCGGCTGGATCAACGGGCAGACCATCCGCGTCAATGGCGGCGCCATCTGA
- a CDS encoding methyl-accepting chemotaxis protein has protein sequence MANATVKHPLWIKITAYGFAAVLFSSMTIGAIAWYRQSASTADTVSREAAADLALIETDMDGQRRSTAALALALAGEPDMAGLIESNARDALVARYGAAMPSIVKQGGITLITAVNAKGEAVARIHAPEKFGDDMTTRRKTIVDALKSGSLVAGIEPGRTAVSMFASAPIKRGDTVVGVIDAGTALTNDYFKAIAGQIGGEIVIHVLQEGKFVKQAATIDSDLLDEAALKSVFEGTPLRRDLTLGDRHFVIDAQPLKNFSGSIIGVMEVASDVTAVIDEAQEAVFITIASTVAVSLLSLIGFFVFARALASVLARMTETMTQLAGGDLSAEVSGDKRADEVGAMARAVQVFKENGLKARALETEAERHRAASDEERRRSQEIERERTEAMAQATGGLANGLKHLSAGDLAFQITETFHADFESLRADFNQAVDQLRTTLAAVSDATSSIDGGSREISRSADDLSKRTEQQAASLEETAAALDEITANVSNSSKRAEEARTVAIQANDSARQSGAVVANAVDAMSKIEQSSNQISSIIGVIDEIAFQTNLLALNAGVEAARAGEAGKGFAVVAQEVRELAQRSAQAAKEIKDLIRNSSGEVQNGVKLVSQTGEALKTIEGYIVTINQHMDSIATSAREQSVGLSEVNTAVNQMDQVTQQNAAMVEETNAAGATLASEAARLKDMVSHFRLGGASATLVRQAENQAPVVRAASPARTLVGKIGRAFSGRAAAAAQPAGDSWEEF, from the coding sequence GTGGCGAACGCAACCGTAAAACATCCACTCTGGATCAAGATCACCGCTTACGGCTTTGCCGCCGTTTTGTTTTCTTCGATGACGATCGGCGCGATCGCCTGGTACCGGCAATCCGCCTCCACGGCGGATACGGTCAGCCGGGAGGCGGCGGCGGATCTGGCTTTGATCGAGACAGACATGGACGGCCAGCGCCGCAGCACGGCCGCCCTGGCGCTGGCGCTTGCCGGCGAACCGGACATGGCCGGGCTCATCGAGAGCAATGCCCGCGACGCCCTCGTCGCGCGTTATGGAGCCGCCATGCCGTCGATCGTCAAGCAGGGTGGCATCACCTTGATCACGGCGGTTAACGCCAAGGGCGAGGCGGTGGCGCGCATTCACGCGCCGGAGAAGTTCGGCGACGACATGACAACGCGGCGCAAGACCATTGTCGACGCGCTGAAGAGCGGCAGCCTCGTCGCCGGCATCGAGCCGGGCCGCACCGCGGTCAGCATGTTTGCCTCCGCACCGATCAAGCGCGGCGACACGGTGGTGGGCGTCATCGACGCCGGCACGGCGCTGACCAATGATTATTTCAAGGCGATCGCCGGCCAGATCGGCGGGGAGATCGTCATCCACGTCCTGCAGGAGGGCAAGTTCGTCAAGCAGGCGGCAACGATCGACAGCGACCTGCTCGACGAGGCGGCGTTGAAGTCTGTCTTCGAGGGGACGCCGCTGCGCCGCGACCTGACGCTCGGCGACCGGCACTTCGTCATCGATGCCCAGCCGCTGAAGAATTTTTCCGGCAGCATCATCGGCGTGATGGAAGTGGCTTCGGACGTGACGGCCGTCATCGATGAGGCACAGGAAGCCGTGTTCATCACCATTGCCAGCACGGTGGCGGTCTCGCTGCTTTCGCTGATCGGCTTCTTCGTCTTCGCCCGCGCGCTTGCCTCGGTGCTGGCCCGGATGACCGAGACCATGACGCAGCTCGCCGGCGGCGACCTGTCAGCCGAGGTCTCGGGCGACAAGCGGGCCGACGAGGTGGGCGCCATGGCGCGTGCCGTGCAGGTGTTCAAGGAGAATGGCCTCAAGGCGCGCGCGCTCGAAACCGAGGCCGAGCGCCACCGTGCGGCAAGCGACGAGGAGCGTCGGCGCAGTCAGGAGATCGAGCGGGAGCGCACCGAGGCCATGGCGCAGGCGACAGGCGGCCTCGCCAACGGGCTGAAGCACCTTTCGGCCGGCGATCTCGCCTTCCAGATCACCGAAACCTTCCATGCGGATTTCGAAAGCCTGCGCGCCGACTTCAACCAGGCGGTGGACCAGCTGCGCACGACGCTGGCGGCAGTGTCGGACGCCACCAGCTCGATCGACGGCGGCTCGCGCGAGATCAGCCGCAGTGCCGACGATCTGTCGAAGCGCACCGAGCAGCAGGCGGCCTCGCTGGAAGAAACCGCCGCCGCGCTCGACGAGATCACCGCCAATGTCTCCAATTCCTCCAAGCGGGCCGAGGAAGCACGCACCGTCGCCATCCAGGCCAATGACAGCGCCCGCCAGTCCGGCGCCGTCGTCGCCAATGCCGTCGATGCGATGAGCAAGATCGAGCAGTCCTCCAACCAGATCTCCTCGATCATCGGCGTGATCGACGAGATCGCCTTCCAGACCAACCTGCTCGCGCTCAACGCCGGTGTGGAAGCCGCCCGCGCAGGCGAAGCCGGCAAGGGCTTTGCGGTCGTGGCCCAGGAGGTGCGCGAGCTTGCCCAGCGCTCGGCCCAGGCCGCCAAGGAGATCAAGGACCTGATCCGCAATTCCTCCGGCGAGGTGCAGAACGGCGTCAAGCTCGTCAGCCAGACCGGCGAGGCGCTGAAGACCATCGAAGGCTACATCGTCACCATCAACCAGCACATGGATTCGATCGCCACCTCGGCGCGCGAACAGTCGGTCGGCCTGTCGGAGGTCAACACCGCCGTCAACCAGATGGACCAGGTGACCCAGCAGAACGCCGCCATGGTGGAAGAAACCAATGCCGCCGGCGCGACGCTCGCCAGCGAAGCGGCGCGGCTGAAGGACATGGTCAGCCATTTCCGCCTCGGTGGCGCCAGCGCCACGCTCGTCCGGCAAGCGGAAAACCAGGCCCCGGTTGTGCGCGCTGCATCCCCCGCGCGCACGCTGGTCGGCAAGATCGGCCGTGCCTTCTCCGGCCGGGCGGCTGCCGCCGCACAGCCCGCCGGCGACAGCTGGGAAGAGTTCTAA
- a CDS encoding LacI family DNA-binding transcriptional regulator, translating into MTDVARIAGVSQSSVSLVLNEMTGARISAETQMKVREAAHKIGYRLPGIRHQTRSDQPVRGTTVAFIVDEISTSPHPVISLDGARDHAFEQGFLVATHVTRSNPDLEAAVLAAILADPSVIGVIYATIFTRRISLPEPLKALPTVLLNCVGEARALPSVVPGEVAGGFAATAHLTGLGHRRIGFINGEPWMDAAIDRLKGYKQALATADIAFDPALLRDGDWLPLRGYEAALELLSLPDPPSAILCGNDLMAIGALEAASERGLRVPEDLSIMGYDDQELARYTHPPLTTILLPNYEMGQKACELLIDMAVHGKPVRPMVLKVDGPVVTRATTAAWRR; encoded by the coding sequence ATGACCGATGTCGCCCGGATTGCCGGGGTTTCGCAGTCCAGCGTGTCGCTGGTGCTGAACGAGATGACCGGGGCCCGCATTTCGGCGGAGACGCAGATGAAGGTGCGCGAGGCCGCTCATAAAATCGGCTATCGATTACCCGGCATCCGCCACCAGACGCGCAGCGACCAGCCCGTGCGCGGCACGACGGTCGCCTTCATCGTCGATGAGATTTCCACAAGCCCGCATCCGGTCATAAGTCTCGACGGTGCGCGTGATCACGCCTTCGAGCAGGGTTTCCTCGTCGCCACCCACGTCACCCGTTCCAATCCCGACCTGGAAGCGGCGGTGCTTGCCGCCATCCTGGCCGATCCGTCGGTGATCGGCGTCATCTATGCGACGATCTTCACCCGGCGCATCAGCCTGCCGGAGCCGCTGAAGGCGCTGCCGACCGTTCTGCTCAATTGCGTGGGCGAAGCGCGTGCCCTTCCGTCCGTGGTGCCTGGCGAGGTGGCGGGCGGCTTTGCGGCGACGGCGCATCTGACCGGCCTCGGCCACCGGCGCATCGGCTTCATCAATGGCGAGCCGTGGATGGATGCGGCGATCGACCGGTTGAAGGGCTATAAACAGGCGCTGGCCACCGCCGATATCGCCTTCGACCCGGCGCTGCTGCGCGATGGCGACTGGCTGCCGCTGCGTGGCTACGAGGCCGCGCTGGAGCTTCTCTCCCTGCCAGACCCGCCGAGCGCCATTCTCTGCGGCAACGACCTGATGGCGATCGGGGCGCTGGAGGCAGCGTCGGAACGGGGGCTGCGGGTGCCGGAGGATCTGTCGATCATGGGCTATGACGACCAGGAACTGGCCCGCTACACGCATCCGCCGCTGACGACCATCCTGCTTCCGAATTACGAGATGGGTCAGAAGGCCTGCGAACTGCTGATCGACATGGCGGTGCATGGCAAGCCGGTGCGGCCGATGGTGCTGAAGGTCGACGGCCCGGTCGTCACCCGCGCCACCACCGCCGCTTGGCGCCGCTAG
- a CDS encoding cytochrome b, which produces MDAASARYSTLQIALHWLIAAAVLFQLVFGESMTNVVDAAEEGATVSGSDQFLASAHYWVGLSILALVLVRLVARLTHGAPEPAGTALTRKAATTVHWLFYALLFATPIAGLLAVYVSEEFGDIHAAAKPVFIVLILAHAAGALFHQFVVKDGTLMRMIRARA; this is translated from the coding sequence ATGGACGCTGCATCCGCCCGCTATTCCACCCTGCAAATCGCCCTGCACTGGCTGATCGCCGCGGCCGTGCTGTTCCAGCTCGTCTTCGGCGAGAGCATGACAAACGTCGTCGATGCGGCGGAGGAGGGGGCGACGGTCTCCGGCTCCGACCAGTTTCTGGCCTCCGCCCATTACTGGGTCGGCCTGTCGATTCTTGCGCTGGTCCTGGTCCGCCTTGTCGCGCGGCTGACCCACGGCGCACCCGAACCGGCCGGCACTGCCCTGACCCGCAAGGCGGCGACGACCGTGCACTGGCTGTTCTACGCCCTGCTGTTCGCAACCCCGATCGCCGGCCTCCTCGCCGTCTACGTCTCCGAAGAGTTCGGCGATATCCACGCCGCCGCCAAGCCGGTCTTCATCGTGCTGATCCTCGCGCACGCCGCCGGCGCACTGTTCCATCAGTTTGTGGTCAAGGACGGCACGCTGATGCGGATGATCCGCGCTCGCGCCTGA
- a CDS encoding 4-oxalocrotonate tautomerase family protein — translation MPFVNFKLPEGALSRAQKEELVHRTTDMMVGYFSEAARPHTMVLIEDIADGGYARADEVFTVPDAYRARD, via the coding sequence ATGCCCTTCGTCAATTTCAAACTGCCGGAAGGCGCGCTCAGCCGCGCGCAGAAGGAAGAGCTCGTCCACCGCACGACCGATATGATGGTCGGCTATTTCTCCGAGGCCGCCCGGCCGCACACCATGGTGCTGATCGAGGATATCGCCGATGGCGGCTATGCCCGGGCGGATGAGGTCTTCACCGTCCCCGACGCCTATCGCGCCCGCGACTGA
- a CDS encoding PAS domain-containing protein, which produces MRQHRSSAWLDRLLVWSLAHPVKPLQGFAAIVVAVALVAVIRVYFVTSVAPWMLFIPAVVAAGLLIGREAAIFASLLSVITASLTLGQASNPTWMTMPQWGGTLLFLVITLVLGIVSAGLRNAFARHAKLAEDHARTNEALRERESFLASILASSTDCIEVVDRDGTIRFMSEGGLRTMQIDDPALVVGRPWLDFWGTAEHDKARAALARARDGGSSHFIGQAPTLDGTLRWWDAAVTPIPGPDGRAERILSVSRDITLSRADEAERRRLSRIVETTTDFIGLADAGGTVFFLNDAALQLLGLDKSAFGTIRLEDFFAPEQGGQSQEALLGSVAAEGSWSGERLFRHAGTGEAIPVLCTLFPVTASDGSLIGYGTVTRDYRDQKRMEAQQKLLNDELSHRLKNVLSVVQSVASQTLRQADDLASANRALSARLVALGEATSVLTASSWSSAGLEAMVQSVLGHHGTIGERIRLSGPPLTLRANGALAFALALHELATNASKYGALSTESGYVSLHWSVSEESEAAPRLHLVWQEIGGPPVSPPARRGFGSTMIERSLQAYFQGETRLFYDVGGLRFEIDCPLDAAALQG; this is translated from the coding sequence ATGCGTCAACACCGATCCTCCGCCTGGCTCGACCGGCTGCTCGTCTGGTCGCTGGCGCATCCCGTCAAGCCGCTTCAAGGCTTTGCGGCGATCGTCGTGGCGGTGGCGCTCGTCGCGGTGATCCGGGTCTATTTCGTCACCTCGGTCGCGCCCTGGATGCTGTTCATCCCGGCCGTGGTCGCGGCCGGGCTGCTGATCGGCCGGGAGGCCGCCATCTTCGCAAGCCTGCTTTCGGTCATCACCGCAAGCCTGACGCTCGGTCAGGCGAGCAATCCCACCTGGATGACCATGCCGCAATGGGGCGGCACGCTGCTCTTCCTCGTCATCACACTCGTGCTGGGCATTGTCTCGGCGGGTCTGCGCAACGCCTTCGCCCGCCATGCCAAGCTGGCCGAGGATCATGCCCGCACGAACGAGGCGCTGCGCGAGCGCGAAAGCTTTCTGGCCAGCATCCTGGCAAGCTCGACCGACTGCATCGAGGTGGTCGATCGGGACGGCACGATCCGCTTCATGTCCGAGGGCGGCCTGCGGACGATGCAGATCGACGATCCGGCTTTGGTCGTGGGCAGACCCTGGCTGGATTTCTGGGGAACGGCCGAGCACGACAAGGCGCGCGCCGCGCTGGCGCGGGCGCGCGATGGCGGCTCCAGCCACTTCATCGGTCAGGCGCCCACCCTGGATGGCACGCTGCGCTGGTGGGACGCGGCCGTCACGCCCATCCCCGGACCGGACGGACGGGCGGAGCGGATCCTCTCCGTTTCGCGTGACATCACGCTGTCCCGGGCCGACGAGGCGGAGCGCCGCAGGCTGAGCCGCATCGTCGAAACCACGACCGACTTCATCGGCCTGGCCGATGCCGGCGGCACCGTCTTCTTCCTCAATGACGCCGCGCTCCAGCTGCTCGGCCTCGACAAAAGCGCGTTCGGCACGATCCGGCTCGAGGATTTCTTTGCTCCAGAGCAAGGCGGGCAGTCGCAGGAGGCGCTGCTCGGCAGCGTCGCCGCCGAGGGCAGCTGGTCCGGCGAGCGCCTGTTCCGACATGCAGGGACCGGCGAAGCGATCCCCGTTCTCTGCACGCTCTTCCCCGTCACCGCCAGCGACGGATCGCTGATCGGCTATGGCACGGTTACGCGGGATTATCGCGACCAGAAACGGATGGAAGCGCAGCAGAAACTCTTGAACGACGAGCTCAGCCACCGGCTGAAGAACGTGCTGTCCGTCGTCCAGTCGGTCGCCTCGCAGACACTCCGCCAGGCGGACGATCTGGCTAGCGCCAACCGTGCGCTCTCCGCTCGGCTGGTGGCGCTCGGCGAAGCGACCTCGGTTCTGACCGCCAGCTCCTGGTCGTCTGCCGGGCTGGAGGCGATGGTGCAGTCCGTGCTCGGCCATCACGGAACGATCGGCGAGCGGATCCGCCTGTCCGGCCCGCCGCTGACCCTTCGCGCCAATGGCGCGCTTGCCTTTGCGCTCGCTCTGCACGAGCTTGCCACCAATGCCTCGAAATACGGGGCCCTCTCGACCGAGAGCGGCTATGTTTCGCTGCACTGGTCGGTGAGCGAAGAGAGCGAGGCGGCACCGCGGCTTCACCTTGTCTGGCAGGAGATCGGCGGGCCGCCGGTCAGCCCGCCGGCCCGGCGCGGTTTCGGCTCGACAATGATCGAGCGCTCGCTGCAGGCCTATTTCCAGGGCGAGACCCGGCTGTTCTACGATGTCGGCGGCCTGCGGTTCGAGATCGACTGCCCGCTCGATGCCGCCGCCCTGCAGGGCTGA
- a CDS encoding ABC transporter substrate-binding protein has translation MSAFSRRTFMLAASALGAVTVLAGAAGAQVPALKQKDSYKVGFAQTESNNPWRIAQTESMKAEAAKLGYQLVYTDAAGSAAKQVADVNSMIAQGVDVIFLAPREEKPLIPAVMAAKKAGIPVILLDRSVDPKLAKAGQDYLTFIGSDFIKEGQRVAEWLVKNAGGKTKIIELEGTTGSSPANDRKKGFDEAIKAAGGFEIVASQSGDFARDKGRQVAEALLQAHPDANVIYAHNDEMAIGAISAIEAAGKVPGKDILVLSIDGGKEAVGLVAEGKIAAVVECNPRFGPKAFETMARYAKGETIEPWVINEDKFYDSSNAKAELANAY, from the coding sequence ATGTCCGCATTCTCACGTCGCACATTCATGCTGGCCGCCAGCGCGCTCGGTGCCGTCACCGTTCTGGCCGGCGCGGCCGGGGCGCAAGTCCCTGCGCTTAAGCAGAAGGACAGCTACAAGGTCGGCTTCGCGCAGACCGAATCGAACAATCCCTGGCGCATCGCCCAGACCGAAAGCATGAAGGCCGAAGCCGCCAAGCTCGGCTACCAGCTGGTCTATACCGATGCCGCCGGCTCCGCCGCCAAGCAGGTGGCCGACGTCAATTCCATGATCGCCCAGGGCGTCGACGTCATCTTCCTTGCGCCGCGCGAGGAGAAGCCCTTGATCCCGGCCGTCATGGCCGCCAAGAAGGCCGGCATCCCGGTCATCCTGCTCGACCGCAGCGTCGATCCGAAGCTTGCCAAGGCCGGCCAGGACTACCTGACCTTCATCGGCTCCGACTTCATCAAGGAAGGCCAGCGCGTGGCCGAGTGGCTGGTGAAGAATGCCGGCGGCAAGACCAAGATCATCGAGCTCGAAGGCACGACCGGCTCCTCGCCCGCCAATGACCGCAAGAAGGGCTTCGACGAGGCCATCAAGGCGGCCGGCGGCTTCGAGATCGTCGCATCGCAGTCCGGCGATTTTGCTCGCGACAAGGGCCGCCAGGTGGCCGAAGCCCTGCTCCAGGCCCATCCGGATGCGAACGTGATCTATGCCCACAACGACGAAATGGCGATCGGCGCCATCTCGGCCATCGAGGCCGCCGGCAAGGTGCCCGGCAAGGACATCCTGGTCCTCTCGATCGATGGCGGCAAGGAAGCCGTGGGCCTGGTGGCCGAAGGCAAGATCGCCGCGGTCGTCGAGTGCAACCCGCGCTTCGGGCCAAAGGCCTTCGAAACCATGGCCCGCTACGCCAAGGGCGAGACGATCGAGCCCTGGGTCATCAACGAAGACAAGTTCTACGACAGCTCCAATGCCAAGGCCGAGCTCGCCAACGCCTATTGA
- a CDS encoding LacI family DNA-binding transcriptional regulator: MSSQKTSKRVTMMDVAKAAGCSQATVSVVLNNVTDIKISAELRARVVEAARTLGYGQKSFLRRAGLDELRGGCIGFVVDQLATTTEAVNAIEGARQESWEADVTILVAQTQGRAEHERRALDRLSRAGVQGLIYMSIFTRRVALDPMFETLPVPLVLLNCYTSDNRFPSVVPDEINGGRLATSALIDKGHQRIGTITGESFMEAAQDRLIGYRKALRKAGIDYDDRLVAQGSWTPTSGYEATQQLLALPERPTAIFCQNDKMAWGCMTALREAGLSVPGDISVIGYDDEELARHLRPQLTTLDLPHRAMGAWAVRRLDHPPAAEALPHAPHKVACAFIERATVAPPRHPTR; the protein is encoded by the coding sequence GTGAGCAGCCAGAAGACTTCGAAGCGCGTGACCATGATGGATGTGGCGAAGGCCGCCGGCTGCTCGCAGGCCACCGTGTCCGTCGTCTTGAACAACGTCACAGACATCAAGATTTCCGCGGAGCTGCGGGCCCGTGTGGTCGAGGCGGCGCGTACGCTCGGTTACGGGCAGAAGAGCTTCCTGCGCAGGGCGGGGCTCGACGAGCTGCGCGGCGGCTGCATCGGCTTCGTGGTCGATCAGCTCGCCACGACCACGGAAGCGGTGAACGCGATCGAAGGGGCGCGGCAGGAATCCTGGGAGGCCGACGTGACCATTCTCGTCGCCCAGACGCAGGGCCGCGCCGAGCATGAGCGGCGCGCTCTGGATCGTCTCTCGAGGGCGGGCGTGCAGGGCCTCATCTATATGTCGATCTTCACGCGCCGCGTGGCGCTCGATCCGATGTTCGAGACGCTGCCGGTGCCGCTGGTGCTGCTCAACTGCTACACGAGCGACAACCGCTTCCCCTCCGTCGTGCCCGACGAAATCAATGGCGGAAGACTGGCGACGAGCGCGCTGATCGACAAGGGCCACCAGCGTATCGGCACCATCACCGGCGAAAGCTTCATGGAGGCCGCGCAGGACCGGCTGATCGGCTATCGCAAGGCGCTGCGCAAGGCCGGGATCGACTATGACGACCGGCTGGTCGCGCAGGGCAGCTGGACGCCGACCTCGGGCTATGAGGCGACGCAGCAGCTGCTGGCCTTGCCCGAGCGGCCGACGGCGATCTTCTGCCAGAACGACAAGATGGCCTGGGGCTGCATGACGGCGCTGCGCGAGGCGGGCCTCAGCGTGCCGGGCGATATCTCCGTCATCGGCTATGACGACGAGGAACTGGCGCGCCATCTCCGGCCGCAGCTGACGACGCTCGACCTGCCGCATCGCGCCATGGGCGCCTGGGCCGTGCGTCGCCTGGACCATCCGCCGGCAGCGGAGGCTCTGCCGCATGCGCCGCACAAGGTCGCCTGCGCCTTCATCGAGCGCGCGACCGTGGCGCCGCCGCGCCATCCCACCCGATAG